The Candidatus Obscuribacter sp. region TTTGACATGCCCTCCACCAAGGACCTTAAGACCTTGAAGGACAATGTCAAACCAACCGATTACAAAGGTAAATGGCTCGCCCTGTTCTTCTATCCTCTGGATTTCACCTTCGTTTGCCCTACCGAACTGAAGGCATTTTCAGACCTTATGATCAATTCAAAAGCTGGCGCTGAAGTGCTCGCTATCTCTCTACCGACAGTGTTTACAGCCAGAGCCTGGATCAACCCAGCGAATCTCAAGGTGGACTGGGACCAATCAACTACGTTCTCGCTTCAGACATCACCAAAGATGTCAGCCGCGATTTGTGTCTTGATGGAAGATAAAGGTGTCGCCCTGCGCGGTCTTTTCATCATCGACCAAGACGGTGTATTGCAATATCAAGTAGTACACTCCTCAACATCGGCGCTCCGTAGAAGAAACCCTCCGCGTACTTGAAGCTCTCAAGACCGGCGTCTCTGCCGCCAAGCTGATTGGAAACCAGCCCAAAAAGCCAATGACTGTGTAATTTGACAGTCAAATAGTTCAAAAGTAAGGTCAAAAGGGCGTCCCTTTTGTTTTTTAGCCCGAGCCTTTACTTTTGTCCTGGACCAGCATTCGACTCACTGTCTGTGCATATCTTTTAGTTGCAGAAAGTCAATTTAGGCTAAAGTATGGGATTTCGCGCTGCTTTTAAGGCTAGAATTAGCGCAGTCGGTCTTGCCGTAACTTCAATCTGTGGAGGGCATTATGCCTCTTAGAATGGACACTCCCTGCCTTCAATCGAAGGTGTTGACGACTAGTTCAATTCTCCTGCTCTTAAGACGCTGATCTAGCGGTCATCCTGTCTTGATTCATTTTTGGGCTCTGAGCTGTGGCATTTGCAAAGAGTCTTTGCCTGAGTTAAACAAATGGGTAGATGAGTACGGCTCAAAAGGACTCAAAATTATTTCAATCCATATGCCTCGTATGGAAAGCGATACTGACATGCCTGCTGTCATTGCCTGCATGAAAGAATGGGAAATGAAACAGCCTTTGTGTGGTGGATAACTGGCACACAATCACAGATAGATTTGAAAACAAGTATGTGCCAGCCCTTTATCTCTTTGATGCTGAGCACAAAATGCGCCATTTTCAGGCTGGAGAAAAGGCCGTAAAAATGACCGAGCCAGTTGTACAAAGAGTGCTGGGTTTAGCACAATCAGTCTAATTGAGGGTGATAACTATGGGTGGAAGTAGCCCGGTGCGCTCCTGTAAATCAGTCGGTGCCACACCGGTATTTATCGAGAGTGCTGACGGCTGCTACATGCACGACGAAGACCATAATCGTTATATCGACTATGTTGGTTCGTGGGGCGCTATGGTACTGGGGCACAGACATCCCTGTGTTTTAAATGCCATAGAGGATGCTATTGCTAAAGGCACCAGCTTTGGTGCACCATGCCGGGCCGAAGTAGAGATGGCTGAGCTTATCTGTAAGCTCGTACCATCTGTAGAAATGGTGCGTATGGTCAACTCCGGTACCGAAGCTTGCATGTCCGCTATTCGCGTAGCACGCGCTTTTACTAAGCGTGATTTGATTGTCAAATTTGACGGATGCTACCACGGGCATGCTGATTCATTCCTGGTCAAAGCTGGTTCTGGTCTGGCTACTCTTGGTCTGGCATCGGCCACAAGCTCTCCAGGTGTGCCCAAAGAATTTACATCCATGACAGTCAGTCTGCCTTATAACGATGTGGACGCTTTAAGAGAAGTGTTTGCAAAAAAATCAGATCAGATTGCCTGTGTCATTATCGAGCCAGTCGTTGGCAATAGTGGCGTAATTGAGCCCACCGCTGAGTTTCTCAAAGCGCTCACCGGGCTTTGCAAAGATAGCGGCGCTTTACTTATATTTGATGAAGTAATGACTGGTTTTAGAGTGGCTCTGGGCGGCG contains the following coding sequences:
- a CDS encoding redoxin domain-containing protein, whose amino-acid sequence is MTPRTHKALGVFTDMLQVGKSSGFDMPSTKDLKTLKDNVKPTDYKGKWLALFFYPLDFTFVCPTELKAFSDLMINSKAGAEVLAISLPTVFTARAWINPANLKVDWDQSTTFSLQTSPKMSAAICVLMEDKGVALRGLFIIDQDGVLQYQVVHSSTSALRRRNPPRT
- a CDS encoding redoxin domain-containing protein translates to MIHFWALSCGICKESLPELNKWVDEYGSKGLKIISIHMPRMESDTDMPAVIACMKEWEMKQPLCGG
- the hemL gene encoding glutamate-1-semialdehyde 2,1-aminomutase, yielding MGGSSPVRSCKSVGATPVFIESADGCYMHDEDHNRYIDYVGSWGAMVLGHRHPCVLNAIEDAIAKGTSFGAPCRAEVEMAELICKLVPSVEMVRMVNSGTEACMSAIRVARAFTKRDLIVKFDGCYHGHADSFLVKAGSGLATLGLASATSSPGVPKEFTSMTVSLPYNDVDALREVFAKKSDQIACVIIEPVVGNSGVIEPTAEFLKALTGLCKDSGALLIFDEVMTGFRVALGGAQERYSIKPDMTCFGKVIGGGLPVGAYGGRKDIMSMVAPSGPVYQAGTLSGNPLAMAAGLAQLKHLKSSTAFTKLIAVTDELAAGLKKVLEDNDVKAQVVHVPGMLSVFFTDKPVHNFEDALKCDTEFFGKVWKSLLADGVYWPPSQFEACFLSIMHSKSDLKETFEAFDKASKKLKAKTS